One Scylla paramamosain isolate STU-SP2022 chromosome 6, ASM3559412v1, whole genome shotgun sequence DNA segment encodes these proteins:
- the LOC135101150 gene encoding uncharacterized protein LOC135101150, with product MEVPKFWGFLAVTGTSPPHLQGEGNIWPWRTHTVANGMYQKTVYGMAARLPFSYTGAVVLGSHLFHYHDAMHDRVKKILKERQKEAEDSLVAHLQVCLPSAVQRIHGLCDFGNLPCRPGGSRYGKHHPFTPDTLPTPQAPHTPGERQEHTPNSCHVSKSNQREFLKTWGSDSGTPASPPTPHPGRPSMPPRGHPGGGCRTPCTPHTP from the exons ATGGAGGTGCCAAAGTTCTGGGGATTTCTGGCAGTGACCGGCACCTCACCTCCACATTTGCAAGGCGAAGGGAACATCTGGCCATGGAGGACTCATACAG TTGCCAATGGGATGTACCAGAAGACAGTGTATGGGATGGCTGCCCGTCTCCCATTCAGCTACACGGGGGCGGTGGTGCTGGGCTCG CACTTATTCCATTACCACGACGCGATGCACGACAGGGTGAAAAAAATCCTCAAAGAACGACAGAAGGAAGCCGAGGACTCCTTAGTGGCACACCTTCAAGTCTGCCTTCCCTCAGCTGTTCAACGTATTCATGGCCTTTGTGACTTTGGCAATCTTCCCTGCAGGCCTGGCGG gtCAAGGTATGGGAAgcatcaccccttcaccccagaCACCCTCCCCACACCCCAGGCCCCACACACCCCTGGGGAGAGGCAGGAACACACCCCAAACAGCTGTCATGTCTCAAAATCAAATCAAAGGGAATTTTTGAAGACTTGGGGTTCAGACAGTGGTACCCCTGCTTCTCCCCCAACCCCACACCCCGGACGCCCCTCCATGCCACCCCGTGGACACCCTGGGGGAGGCTGTCGCACCCCATGCACCCCACACACCCCATGA